One Intestinimonas butyriciproducens genomic window, CGCCGATTTTTAAGAAGGAAAAGCAGACCTTCAGCAGCAGTTCCATCATGCTTCATCTCCTCCCTTCCGGTTTTTGCGGGCATCCACAGCCTTTACCACACGGCCGCGCACAAACAGGCCGTACGCCGCCGCACAGACCACCACAAGGATGGGATGCAGCCCGAACACCGCAATCGCCACAAAGCCGCACAGCGCCACCACCCAGTTAAAGTACTCGCCCACCTTGGCCGACTTGGCCAGCTTGATGACGGCATACAGGATGAGCGCCACCACTGCGGGCCGGATCCCGTCGAATATGTACTGCACCACAGGATAATCCATAATGTTGTTGAACACCACGGCAATCAGCAGGATGATCAAAACGGACGGTGTGGCCGCCCCCAGCACCGCGGCCAGAGAGCCGGGAGCCCGCGCCACCCGATAACCCACGAATGTGGCGGAGTTGGTGGCCAGAGGGCCAGGCAGGCTGTTGGTGAGTGAAATGGCGTCGAGAAACTCCTCATCCGTCATCCACCCTTTTGTCTCCACCACCTCTTTCTGGATGATCGGCAGCATGGCGTACCCGCCGCCGATGGTGAACAGGCCGATCTTGAAAAATACCCAGAAAATTTCTGCTAGTCGCTTCATTTTATTTCCTCCCATCTCATGCCGGAAGCGCCGGCTTTTCTTCTGTTGCCTATCATACTCCCTTTGATTTCTATTTGCAAGTATTAGTTTGACTATTTGAAAGGATTTTGCAAAAAATTTGCATGTTTTGTTTATCTCATCTTTCCCTTATGGTCCTTACCCGAATTTTTCCGGCGGAACGCACAGTTTATATTGCTTTTTGATTATCTATACCTTACAATATGTAATAAGGTTATCAAATCTGAACGCTTTTTGCAGGAGGCGGCCATGAGAAGCAGTACATTTGATCAGATCGACCAGCAGATCCTGGACCTGCTGATCGAAAATTCCCGTATCTCCCTCATCGATATCTCAGAGCAGGTGGGGCTCTCCCGTGTTGCGGTCAAAAACCGGATCGACGCACTGGAAAAGAGCGGCGTCATCGAACAGTACACCGTCATCCTGAATCCGGAGAAGGTGGGACGGAACGTCTCCGTATTCTTTGACATCCAGGTAACGCCCTCCGCGCTCCACCAGGTGGCTGATGCGCTGATCGCCGAAGAGGCGGTCACCGACGTGTACCTGATGACCGGCGCCAGCAAGCTCCACGTCCACGCCGTGCTGGAGATGAACCAGGACCTGGAGCACTTTGTGCTGGAGAAGCTCTATCCTCTGCCCGGAATAGAGCGCGTCAGCAGCGACCTGATCGTCTCCCGGATCAAGACCCGCAAAGGGATCCGGGTCTAACACACCGCCGGAAGGGGAGGACTCTTCATGGAATTCATATCCGGTATCGTCTGGAGGAATCTCAACAAGGCAACCTTTGATACGCTCAACAACCGGTCCCCGGGGCAATACGACATCCGCCTGGGCTCCGCCGATTACAGCGCCTTCTTTGACGGCCTGCCCCGCGAGAACGCCACCAATATAGGCGGTTTCAGCCTGACCGTTCCCCTCACCTCTTTTCCCACCGCCGATACGGGCGCATCCACTCCGCTGGTCGTGCGCTATATGGGCAACGACTCCAGCCGCAGGGACTGGAACATCCCCAGCCAGCGCAGCGCCACGGCCTATTCCCTCTGGCGGCCGGACCGCAGGCTGCCCGACGCCCCGTCAGACAAGAGCTTTCTGGTCCTCTTGAAAACATATTCCGGCAAGTATTACGGACGGCTGATCCTGGCCCGGGAACTTGATTATCTGCCTGAGGACCTGAAGGATCTCCTGCTCTCCAACGAGCGGGGCTGTCGGATGCTGGCTACAGCCTCTCCCCAGGCCCTCGATCTCTATCTGACCCTGCTGCGGGAGTACAATGTCCTTCTGTATGGCCCTCCCGGCACCGGAAAGACCTTTCTCATGCAGGAGGTCAAGCGTCTGTTCGAACGGGACGGCGCGCTGTGGACCTTCCAGGATACCTTGGAGTACGGCTCCTCCGAGGCACCCATGATCTCCGCGGTGGACCCGACCCAGGCGGGGCATTCCAGGACCATCTGGACCACCATCCATCAGAGCTATTCCTATGAGGAATTCATTCTGGGGGTGACGACCGCCTCCGACAGCCATACGCTTCTCAAGATCACTCCACGGCCCGGTATCCTGCTGGAACTCACCGA contains:
- a CDS encoding chromate transporter, yielding MKRLAEIFWVFFKIGLFTIGGGYAMLPIIQKEVVETKGWMTDEEFLDAISLTNSLPGPLATNSATFVGYRVARAPGSLAAVLGAATPSVLIILLIAVVFNNIMDYPVVQYIFDGIRPAVVALILYAVIKLAKSAKVGEYFNWVVALCGFVAIAVFGLHPILVVVCAAAYGLFVRGRVVKAVDARKNRKGGDEA
- a CDS encoding Lrp/AsnC family transcriptional regulator; translated protein: MRSSTFDQIDQQILDLLIENSRISLIDISEQVGLSRVAVKNRIDALEKSGVIEQYTVILNPEKVGRNVSVFFDIQVTPSALHQVADALIAEEAVTDVYLMTGASKLHVHAVLEMNQDLEHFVLEKLYPLPGIERVSSDLIVSRIKTRKGIRV
- a CDS encoding AAA family ATPase, producing the protein MEFISGIVWRNLNKATFDTLNNRSPGQYDIRLGSADYSAFFDGLPRENATNIGGFSLTVPLTSFPTADTGASTPLVVRYMGNDSSRRDWNIPSQRSATAYSLWRPDRRLPDAPSDKSFLVLLKTYSGKYYGRLILARELDYLPEDLKDLLLSNERGCRMLATASPQALDLYLTLLREYNVLLYGPPGTGKTFLMQEVKRLFERDGALWTFQDTLEYGSSEAPMISAVDPTQAGHSRTIWTTIHQSYSYEEFILGVTTASDSHTLLKITPRPGILLELTEFARQPGCRSLLLADEINRGNVSRLFGEFITCMEPDKRLDEDGGETPTTVSVRLPYLQEGEVLPVPAPGTPLVFRNPMRMPKHVYTLASMNSVDSSTNPLDSALGRRFFRYEVRPDAVLLSAHLGVSAGDRRFTPGAVASDPVAIKRLAFLFWSFLNEKIALFAGCDYRLGHSYLWPLASAETGAQALTAFSSAVRHKLIPQLREIFSARPEQLIHLLQLRKPSPIRLLEPDALDEELGASAAILWDGLFSCSDARLSEWVLRLLMEHGAAEPSPAGGV